The segment AACGGTAATTGTCCACAAAGTTGTCGTATCTTTCATCATACTTGTCATCATTTGAAGATTTTAACATCTTAAATATTTTATTTACTACCCTAGCAAGTTTGTCTGAATCCATAACATAAGCCCGTTCTTGTTCTAAAACCGCCTTCAAATACCCCTCAGAAGCACTAGTCGAATTTTGATGAACTTTACTTATTTTATTATAAAAATCTCTCCCTTGTTTTTCTACATACCTATCTAAACTATTTTTTTCGTCTTCAGTTGCTAAATCAATATATTTTGAAATAATTAATTTCATCTTTTGATCAAAAACACTGACATTATTCATCAATAAACCACGTATACTTAGAACATTTTCTGTTTTTAAAATATTTTTGTCAATAATTTTTTTAGCCTTAGGGATAAATTCGTAATTCTCACGACTACAAACATATGTCCCCTCAATAAACTTTTTAGATAATTGATCCTCAATATCATTTTTCTGAACTGAGCAAAACAATATATCTGACAAAATATTTTGTCTTCTAATGACTTCTATAGCTGAAGTTCCTTTTATTGAACCAAGTAAATTTAAATCTATGAAAATGACATCAAAATGCTTCTCATGTAATAACTTGACTAGCTGTTCGGTATTCACAGTATCAAATCTTGTAACCTTTAATAAAAAATTCCTATCCTTTACATATCTTTCTAGTTTACGATAAATATTATTATACCAAGTTGTCGTATCCTCAAACCATAAAATATTTAAATCAATACTCATTTAAAAAACCCAATTCTAAACAGAATCCCCTCTCATTTTTTTCATGTAATTTTATATAACCTCCATTCTCTTCCATAACACGCTTAACATGAGATAAGCCGACCCCGGTACTTTCTGTTGTTGTATAGCCTAATTCAAATATTCTATCCGGGGTAATTATGGCGGAAGAGAGCCCCTCCCCATCATCTTTAAATTCCATAACCGTATAAATTCCATTTGTGTAAAAATCTAAATCTATATTACTTGCACCTGCCTTGAAAGAATTATTTACTAGGTTATCAACAACTAGCCCTAGCTCAGCAGTATTAAATTTTATTTTGTTTGTTAAAATCTTTTCAGGCTGGTATTTAAATTTTATTTTACTATATCGATCTTTGGTAGGCTTAAGTAAATCTTTTATATATTGCTCAATAAACTCTTGTAGTATAAAAGACTGAGTTTGATCAGATAATCGAAAATCTGCTGAGAATGCTAAATCATAAATTTTCTTAATTTTCTGAGCAGAAATAGTGATCCCATATATATCCTCATCCACCTCAGCAATAATGTCTGTTGCTTGATACTCATTTAATATCTGACTAATTGAATTAATTGATAGTTCAATACTATCAGACTCTGTATACATAGCATGTAGAGCTTCCGTCGCATTCTCAAATTTTGGATTTGTCAATTTTCTTAAAAATAAAGCCTGCTTACTTGTAATCTTCAATTCTTGTTCTGTAACCAACCGCTTTTCTCGCTCAACTTCTTTTGCGACTTCTGCCTGCCTCTGCTTTTGTTGAGCCTCAATCTTTTCTCGCTCAGCCGTCTTACGAGCAAGTTCTGCCTCCCTACGTTCTTCTTCTGCAATCTTTTTCGCTTCTTCTTCTTGTATTCTTTTTTCCTCAAGAGCTTTTTTTTCTTTTCTCCTAATTTCATCAACTTCTTTACGAACAACTGAACCTATATTTGCACGCTCACTAATCAACTTATTAACAATAGGTTTCAACAAGTCAATTAACAAAGTAATACGTTCATCGTTTCCCGAGAGACCTTCTCGATTAGTTGTCGAAATATCTTCCAATCTATCATGATCCAAAACGTCAAATGAAATTTCCCCCTCTATGTAAGCACCAAATGCTTGAGTATTATTTAACAAGGGCATAAAATCTGAAACAGCTAATTTATCACGAACATATAATCTCAATTGATTAGCTTTATAAACTTGATTCCTTATAAATCTGTCCTTTGTATCCGTTCCAGTATTTTCAAGAGCTTCAGACATATTGATTGTACTATGGATACCAATCCATCCTGTTAGCTCGTAAGTAATTTCTTCTAGCTCTCCATCAATATTCAGAAATTCCTCTTTACCAGTTAAACTAATTCTTGATATCTCAGAAGGATATATTCTTTTTACCTGACGCAGTTTATTTGACACTTCCTCTAAATCCGCACTTATCTTTACCGAATCATTTAGCAGATCCATATTGACCACTGTTTTATCTGTTTGAAAAAAGGCATAAAAATTTTTAAATCCAATGACCTTAGAAACTTTTGAAAACTCTATAGCCTGATTTACATCGGTCCTATACGCTACTTCAATGTCTGCCCCAAGATTATCCAAAAGATAGTAGTTTGCCAAAGTCATCTTCAAAGACTCTAGTTTCCCTTCAGCAAAACCCGCTAAATTGACACCAACAGACTTGATTAGCGTACCGCTCTCAATTTCATCCCAGATTTTTGTATTCTCAATATGTACATCATCGATAGGTACTCGCACTAGTTCAGGTATGTCACTGTCTAATGCGTCAGTTGAATCTAACATCCATGCACTTGCAATGCCATCTTTCTTTGAGACTATATAATATTTTTTAGAAAGAAATAACGTTGCTAATTTTCCGATTCCTTTCCTCCCCTTTGTTTTTTCTGATAAATCTTCACTTGATAAACGTTTATTCCGACCAATCAGAGCATATTTTGTAGATAAATCATCATAGTCCATTCCACTACCGTTATCAATAATTTCTAAGATAGAATTTTTTTTATCAATAGATTCAATATAGAGATTTACCTTAGTAGCACCTGCATCTAGTCCATTTGCAATTAATTCAGATATAGCACTCCATCTATTGGTATACATTTGCTTTCCCAATAAATTTAGTGCATAATATGAAAAATTAAACTGAATTTTATCCTTTTCAATCATAACAATTCCTTTATAAATTATTCTCTCTAAAAAAATCAGCTATTCTATTTGCTAAATATATACTTAGAATTGGAGGGACTGCATTTCCAATCTGTGTATTCACTGCTTCAAACCCTCCAATAAAAACATAGTCATCAGGAAAAGATTGAATCCTAGCTCCCTCTCGTGCGGTTAGAGCACGATTTTGACTGGGATGAATACATCTCAACGATGATGGGGTTGATAAATTATTAGTGATTGTGGTTGAAGGTCTGTCCCACCACAGTCGTCCATATGTATTACTATACCCCGAAGTAAGAAACAATTCTTTGGGTAATTTTCCTTCTTCAACCATACTGTTTATATCATCTTTTCCTTGTCCCTCTTTTAGAGCTTCCATGATTTTAATCATTCTATCACCATGTCGTCTACTAGCATGATTTTTTAATTCTATCGTATTTCCTCTCATTAATTGCTGATAAACCGTTACGGGTTCTCCTTGATAGCTATTCATAGTCTCATTATTTCCTAAAAGAGGTAAATCACTTATCGCTTCTCTTAATGTTATAGGATGTTCATTAGCTATACTATTTGGGAATCGCCACTCTACATCTAATTGTAAATCATTTCTCACACCAATAATAAAGACACGTTCTCTATTTTGAGGAACTCCGAAATCTTTAGCATTTAGTACCTGAATATGTAGGTTGTAACCATTCGCATCATTAAAGTCAGAAAAATCTTGAAAGCTCTCTTTTACATCTTCCAAAACAGGCTTTTTATCATCATTTTTCATTGTCAATAAGCCTAACACATTTTCAAAAACAAACATCTTTGGTTGCAAAAATGATAGCAGTCTTCTATACTCCTTATACATTTTTGCCCTATTATCAAATTGTCTCTTTCCAACGGTACTAAATGATTGACATGGAGGTCCTCCAATCACCAAGTCAATATCTTTTATATTTACTCCTATATTAGTCAAGTAATCAATATTAAGATCCGCTATATCTCCTTCTATCATTGGGATATCAGGATAATTCTGCCTAAATGCTTCAGCTGCATTCTTATCAAATTCGTTGGCAAAATTTATTTTAAAATCATCTCTCCTAACAAAAGAATTGTCAACAATTCTTTTTTGAAAACCAAATGTTAGTCCTCCCGCACCGGAGAATAAATCTACAACATTAATCATAAAATATCCTTACTTTTACAGTGTAAATAACTTGTTTATTGTCTTATCAAAGCATAAAACAACCCCTATTTTAGATTATACCACAAAACCCAGCCATTTTAGGCTGGGCATTTATCATATTCTACCTACTTAACCAGTTTTTTCATTTCTTCAATCCGTCCTACTATCACATCATATTTATTGTCATCAATCTCGAAATTTTTATTCTTCATTAAATTTTTCAAGCAACTCCTCAGCGATAGCTTGACTTTCCAACCTCAGCAAACTAGCTTGGTCATCCGAATGATATGTAAAAGGGGATAAATTGCCATACCAAACGAGATTACTATCTAAGATAACTGCGGTCGTACCAATCCTTTCTGGTACAAGCTTCACCTTTACATTGTCACTGTTTAACCCCATTAGCCACTCACTTAACTTATGATTTTTGGAAACATGAATAACTACTTGTTTTCCTTGTAACTGCCCCAATAGTTCTTGAAACTTACTAGAAGTAAGCGTATGTAATTGTAAATATGCTGTTGAGCAAGTGTTCCGCAAATCCTCTCTAAATTTCTCTTCGTAATCCCTACCACTATATAATACTTGGGTTTGCTCCTTTTCTCCAACTTGGTATGCCATTTTTCGATAGGCTATCTGACGTTTCTGATACATTCTTTCAAGATAAGGAACGTGTATATCTAGATAATCGACTATTCTCACCTCAGATTTACCTCGATAGGGACGGTGAAGCCGCCCTGCATACTGTATGAGGTTATTTTTCCAAGACAAAGGAGCTGCCAAAATTAGTGTATCCAACTTTGGCATATCGAAGCCCTCTCCAATAAATTTTCCTGTTGAAATGAGGACAAATGGACTATTCTCATCTAGCTCACTGATTCTTTTCAGGAGTTCTTTCGTATCTCTTCTTTTACTCGCTCCACTTAGACAAAAAATATTGGGCATTTCTTTTTCAATAAGTAGTTTTTCCAATAGTTCTATATGTTCCCGTCGATTGACTAAGACAAGTATATTTCGCTTTTCTTGATATAGTTTGAAAATATCTTGCACAATCAAAGTATTGCGATGTAAATCTTTGGCAAGCCAATCATTAAGGGCTGCAAAGTTCGTACTATTCGACTGTTCCAAGTCCAATTTCCCAAAAGATGTTAGACGGAGTAGTAACCTCTTTTTAAAATCGTATTGCCCTGATTGAGCAGTATGTAAAATTGGACCAATCCTTTGAAAAACAATTGGTTGGTGTCCGTTTTTTCGTTCTGGCGTTGCTGTTAAGCCATATAGATATTGACCAGCAAATTGAGCAACTACCCTCTCAAACTGCAAGGCTGTCACATGATGACATTCATCCACAATCATCATATCGTAATCCGACAAAAAGTCGGAAATAGTGTCCAATTGGAAGAGAGATTGAATCATAACCACATCCACCAGTTTGCTCCTCCACTTTTTAGAAGCCCCGTATTGTCCGATGTGCCCTATTACTTTTACAAGCCCTGAAGGAGTATAGCGAACCGCCTCTTTCTCTTCAATCTCTAAAAATTCACCCAACCTTTCCAACCACTGCTCCATCAGTTGACGATTATGAACTAAGATAAGCGTTCGGCATTTCCTTTGTGCAATCAAGGCGGCCCCCAGAACTGTCTTCCCGAAACCTGTTTCAGCACATAGCAAGCCATTCTCACTAGCTAATAAATCTGCCAAAGCAATCTCCTGCTCAAAACGTAAGATCCCTTTGAAAGAAATCTGAATCGGAGATAGAATGTTGCGATTATCCGTAACAGTTACTGTTTCAAATATTTCTTGTAAGCTTGCAAGTATTCCTCTTGGAAGATGCAATGCTTCATCCGTTTCTTCAAATAAATAGATGCGTTCTGGAGTCTGATAAGTTGGCTGTCTAGTCGCTTGTTTTAAATAAAATTCAGGATTAGAAAAAGATGCCAGCTTTCTCAATAAATAATTTGTCTTCGAAGAAATAGTCCTCTTCTCAACTCGAATAACGTTTGATAAGCTACAATCTAATACTGTATCATCTACAGAATCCGAAAACTCCTGTCCTAAGAAATCTAGTATTTTCTTCTGTTCAATTTTCTTAATCTGTTGAAGATAACTCCATTGTTCCAAATAGGGCTGAAAATGCCTATCAACAAAAACGGTTCTTCCCTTCTTGAAAGCTTCCCCTTGTAAGGGTAGTGCGATAAGATTGCCAAATCCTCCCTTGGGCAGAATATCTTGATTTGGAAACATACGGTCAAATGAAGAAAAGCGAATATCTTTTGACTCCTGCATAGCCAATTCCAGCAATCTTTTTCCAACATTTCTCGCCTGCTGACAAGCAATTTCTTCCTCGAAGAAAAACCAGAGATGAGCACCATTGCCCGAACGAGAGATTTCGATATGCCCCTCAAAACCATGTTGTTCTGCTGTATCTCTTAGAATGGAGACCTCTTCTCTCCAATTATTTTTATCAAAATCAATCGCCAAAAAGGAACACGTGTCTGATAAACTCATTGGAAAAATGCCAATACTGATTTCGCCACGTAGGTGAGCCAACAATACCTGTTTGGTCAAGGGTTGACAAGTTCTCTTTTCAACAGGAAGTTTTTTCCAACCATAGTTGTAAGAAGGAAAATAGTTGATTTTTCCATTTTCATCAATATAAGACTTCGCATAAACATCTATACGTCCCTTAAATAGGCTGAACAGAATGGAGAGTTTCTCATCGGTACTTAGTTGATGTTTTTGTTCTTCAAAGTAATCATACAAATGCTTATCACTTATCAGAAACTGCTGATTGTTATCTTGAAATTGCATTAAATTCAGAATCTTATCGGTAGCATAATAGGGAAAACGAGCAAGATGCTTTGCAACCTTACCCGTTAATTTTTCATAATAATAAGACATGTGAGTTCCTCTTTAATAAATATCCTCAAGAGCATGATATTCCTTTACTGCTTTTGACTGAACTATTTTTTCTCTAAAGTTCAGCTCTTTCAACGGATTTTCGATTGTCACAATTCTAGGAACATTGTCCAGATTTAACACTAAAGACAAGACAAATTGATTGGGAAACTCTTTTGCTTTAAAAAACTCTTTCTCAGTCATTCTAAAACGCCCTCTGTTTTCTCGGATTCCTTTTACTTCGGATAAAAAGATCTTGTTCGTCGTCGTGACTTGAAAATCATACCCATCCCCATACAATCTGGCATCCTCAATACTCCCTGCTTTAAACAGAGGCACTGACTGAAAATGTTGTAAAAAGTATTGCTCCGCTTCTAAACCCGTTTCCTGCAATTTCCGAAATCGTGTTTGAACAATCGGTCTTTGAACTACTAAAATATCCGCCAAGAACCCCTCTTCTTTCAAACTCATTTTCAAAATATCTGCAAATTCCTTTACATCTGCCGTGCCAAATAAGCTATCTATAAACAATTTCCGATGCTCATAAACATCTTTTTTCTGCCACCAGCCTCGACGACCATTTTCAAAATAAGGATCAAACAAATCCATACGTTGCTTGATAACACCTGTTGTTTCCGCCAAACCAATCTGAACACAATACTGATAGAAATCCGCCTTTGTTTCGAAACCAAATTGCTTGATTAACTGGGTATCAAATTTAGCCAGACCATAGCCAATTAGATTTAATAAATGATAATATTTGTGTTTACTCATAACTTATACCTGCTCCATTTATTGTCCTCATTATACCCCTATTTAGGCTGGATACATACACTAATTTCTCGTTATTCAACAACCCCCAACTCCTCATACATTCTCTCACTTGATAAATCATTCTGACCATTCAAGAGGAGATTTTCAAAAAAGGCAGTTAAAAAGTCTGAGCGTTTATTGACTAACTTAGCATTGTCAAGTACAAGGGCATCTCGAAAATATTTGGCATGTTTTTGAAAAGGCTCATTATCAATCTCAAAACCAAGTGAGCGAAGGTATTTGATGAGAAATACGGTGATTGTTCGAGTGTTCCCTTCTCGAAATGGATGGATTTGCCAGATGCCTGAGATAAATGATTGGATATGAGCAACAATAGCTTTTTTATCTAATCCACTATATGAAAAATCTCTTTCTTGTTGGAAATCGTAATCCAAAGTGGCGGCGATTAATGGAAAATCTGAATAAATCACAGTATCACCCTTTAAGACGGATTCATTTTTTGTAACGTTAACCGTTCGATATTCACCTACTGGAATACCACTGTCAAAAACACCTTGAAAAAGCTCTTTGTGGATATGTAAGAGGGTGGTTGGTCGAAGGCTAAAACCATTTTGAGAAAGCATTTCAACAATTCGGAGAGAGACAATATCCGCCTCTTGCGTACTGGCGTCAGTTGACTGGTGGTATTTCGTAATCTCCTCGTACACCTGCTCATAGGTGTACTCTCCATGAGCTTGCCTATCAGCCAACTCCTCCATATAAACAGACGGAGTCAACCCATCCACTTTTTGAAGACCAAAACCAGTTTCCCAGAGTTCTTGCTTGGTTTCATAAGAAAGATTAGGATTATCAATATTGTAGGTTGGTTGCATGATCGATCCTTTCTGACTAATTTAATTTTCTATCCTATTTTACGATAACTGTTTTCCCTACCTATTTTTTCACATTCAATCTCACCATCAGTAACTAGTTTATTGACTATCTTTCTGATTGTTTCTTTTGACATCTTTAAACTAACCTTGTCCCCTATTGCTTTTATAGTATACCATTTTCCACTATTCAATATGTCAATAATAGCAATTTCATTCTGAGACCTATTTTTACTAATTTTTAATTCAATCGGTAGTATCGAGCATTTATAACCTAGATTTAATATGTTGTCATAAATCTGAGAGAGATTGATCATGGAGAATACTGGTAAAAATTTATCAAATTTTTCTTTATATCTTTTATCGATAACTCCAAAAACAACTTCTATTTCATTATTTTCAATAAAACTAGTTCCGAACTTCGCTTGAACCTTTTTTTCTATATGTTTTATATAATCATTGTCATTTTTTAATAGCTGCGCAGAAACCAATCCCTGAGCAAATAGATGGCTCAAAGAGGAAGACGAACCTCCTTTTTTTACATGGATAAACTTCCTATCTCTAGTTATAATATCCGCTGGTTCAATCTTACTTTTTCCCCAACTAGGTGCCTGATAATTCTGTTTATCAAATGATTGATAGTCGCTAGGTTTAGTTTTTGCAAACTCTTCATTATACTTCGCCTCATTCCAATTTATCTCACAAGCAATTGGTTCAATTGTAGACCTAGGGATGCTATAAATTTTCTGCAAGATACTAGTATAATAATCACTCTCAATTTTGAACCATTCTCCGTTATTTAAAAAATAACGTTCGTCTTCATATTCAGTTTCAAATAACAAGCAGTTGTATACTTTGTCAATCTTTTCAGACTTTCCGGTCTTATTATTCCAAAAATATAATGAACTGTTATTTAACTTGGAAGCAATCTCATTCTCAATCATTGGCTCCAAATATTCCAAAAATAATTCTGTCGGAATATCATCATAAAAATTATTATAATTAGCTCTTATTTTCATTCCAGAAATAAAATAACCGTCTACTACGCTCAAATCAATTAGTTTATTAGATCCAATTGATATTTTTTCAATATTTTTCTCTCGAATGTTAACTATCAATTGTTTATCTAAAGCTAATTTAACACTATCTTCCTTTACCGGTTGAATAAAGTCAATCCACTCAAATCCTTTCTCTTTGTACTGCTCACCCTGATAAAAGTTGAGGATTTCTTTTAACACTTTAGAAACAGCAGTGTTTGCTTTAACTGAAATTTGTAGAGCATCCGAGCCATGAATATTATTAAAACTTGTATTTGAACTAGCTTTGCCTGATATTGACTTTATTATCTCAGAGTCAGTTTTTATATCCAAAAAATTTTGAGAAACATAATTGAAGGACTGTCTTTGTGTATCAATATAATCTGTAGAAATATTTAACGTATTTATGCTTTTGATATTATTTTCTGAAATTAGATTAATTGCTGTTTTTAACCCAAAATTTTTAACTATTGAAGAACTTTTAAGCATTGTTCTACCATAACCATATAGGATACTAAAAATCTTTTTCTGATACTTCAACATAAGCAAAGCTTTATTAGATTTATTTTTATAATCCTCTTCACTTATTGTGGATGTAGTAAATTTATTCAATTCCTCAATCCATTCAACAGGAGAATCCGTAGTATTAGCTATATAAATTCTACCTTCTTCTATTCCTGCACCCTCCGTCGTATCAACAATAAAATAATCTTTTTTATCCTGAAATTCATCCTTTAAACATTCTTCAAATGATTCCTTGTTATGCAAAACTATATTGTACTTCTGAAAATTACTCACTTCCCTTACCTCCTATTTGTTCTCATTATACCACAAAACCCAGCCTTTTAAGGCTGGGCATTTGTTTAATCTAGTGTGGCTAAAATCAGCTTGAGACTAGGAAACGACACCGCAGACAGTACTTGAGTACGGCAAGGTGAGTTGACGAAGTATCAAGTGGTTTTAGACCACTAGACCAGTTTTTTCATTTCTGCGATACGTTCCTGTGTCGCATCATATTTTGCTTGGTAGTCGGCTTGTTTTTCTTTTTCTTTTTCAACGACCTCTGGTTTGGCGTTTGCGATGAAGCGTTCGTTGCTGAGTTTTTTACCGACCATGTCTAGTTCTTTCTGCCATTTGGCGAGTTCTTTGTCCAGACGAGCCAACTCTTCTTCGACGTTGAGGAGGTCGGCTAGTGGCAAGAAGATTTCAGCACCGGTGATAACGGCTGACATGGCTAGTTCTGGTGCAGCAATGCTTGAGCTGATTTCCAACTGTTCTGGGTTGGTAAAGCGTCGGATGTAGTTTTCATTTGCCTTGAAGAAGGTTTCAAGCTCGCTATCTGCCGTCTTAATCAAAATGGTAATCGGCTTAGATGGAGCAACATTCACTTCTGCTCTGCTATTTCGCACCGAACGGATCAAGTCCTTGAGGCTTTCCACTCCCTTATGTGCTTCCGCATTTTCAAATGCTGGGTTAGCCACAGGGTAGGCCGCCACCACGATAGATCCCTCTGCATACTGAGCGAAGATCTCTTCCGTCACGAACGGCATGATTGGGTGGAGGAGGCGAAGGATTTGGTCCAGCGTGTAGAGAAGGACAGAGCGGGTCATGACTTTCTCAGCCTCGTTGTCGCTGTAAAGCACCTCCTTGGTCAGCTCGACATACCAGTTGGCGAACTCTTCCCAGATGAAGTTGTAGAGGATGTGACCAGCCACACCAAACTCGAACTTGTCGAAGTTTTCAGTGACCTTGGCAATAGTTTCGTTGAGGTTGTGGAGAATCCAGCGGTCCGTCACGTTGCCAGCCTCACCAACTGCGACTTTGGCTACATTCTCACGCGCCGCATCCAAGGTCAAGCCTTCATTGTTCATGAGGATATAGCGGGAAATGTTCCAAATCTTGTTAATGAAGTTCCAAGACGCGTCCATCTTCTCATAAGAGAAGCGAACATCTTGACCAGGAGCAGAGCCGTTTGACAAGAACCAACGCAAAGCGTCCGCACCGTATTTCTCGATGACATCCATTGGATCAATTCCGTTTCCGAGCGACTTGGACATCTTGCGGCCTTCTTCGTCACGGATCAAACCGTGGATCAGCACGTTCTTGAATGGCTGACGGCCGGTGAACTCAAGCGATTGGAAAATCATGCGTGACACCCAGAAGAAGATGATGTCGTAGCCTGTTACCAAGGTTGAAGTTGGGAAATAACGCTGGAAGTCAGCTGCATTTTCGTCAGGCCAGCCCATGGTTGAGAATGGCCAAAGGGCAGAGCTGAACCAGGTATCTAGGACATCCTCATCCTGTACCCATCCGTCTCCTGCTGGAGCCTCTTCTCCGACGTACATTTCGCCAGATTCGTTATACCATGCTGGAATCTGATGACCCCACCATAGCTGACGCGAGATAACCCAGTCGTGTACATTTTCCATCCATTGAAGGAAGGTATCGTTGAAACGTGGTGGGTAAAATTCTACCTTATCAGCTGTATCTTGGTTGGCAATAGCATTCTTCGCCAATTGGTCCATATTGACGAACCATTGGGTTGACAAGCGTGGCTCGACTACAACTCCTGTACGTTCAGAGTGTCCAACAGAATGCACACGGTTTTCAATTTCCACAAGGGCACCTAGTTCTTGCAACTTAGCAACCGTTGCCTTACGAGCTTCAAAGCGGTCCATGCCTGCAAATTCGCCTGCGAGCTCGTTCATGGTACCGTCGTCGTTCATAACATTGACTTGTGGCAAATTGTGGCGTTGACCGACAAGGAAGTCATTGGGATCGTGGGCAGGAGTGATTTTCACAACCCCTGTACCAAATTCAGGATCTGCGTGTTCGTCGGCAACGATTGGGATTGGCTTGTTGACAATTGGCAGGATAACCTTTTTGCCAATCAAGTCCTTGTAACGTGGGTCTTCTGGGTTAACTGCAACCGCAACGTCACCGAACATGGTTTCAGGACGGGTGGTCGCAACTTGAAGGGCACGAGAACCATCTTCCAACATGTAATTCATATGGTAGAAGGCGCCTTCGACATCCTTGTGAATAACCTCGATGTCAGAAAGGGCTGTGCGAGCCGCTGGGTCCCAGTTGATGATAAATTCGCCACGGTAGATCCAACCTTTTTTGTAGAGTTCTACAAAGACCTTGCGAACAGCTTTCGACAAGCCTTCGTCCAGCGTGAAGCGGTCACGTTGGTAGTCCAAAGATAGACCCAACTTGCCCCATTGCTCACGAATAGTCGCTGCGTACTCATCTTTCCATTCCCAAACTTTGTCGAGGAATTTTTCGCGGCCCAAGTCATAACGGGTC is part of the Streptococcus suis genome and harbors:
- a CDS encoding valine--tRNA ligase, with the translated sequence MSKELSPKYNPAEVEAGRYQTWLDQDVFKPSGDAEAKPYSIVIPPPNVTGKLHLGHAWDTTLQDIIIRQKRMQGFDTLWLPGMDHAGIATQAKVEERLREQGVTRYDLGREKFLDKVWEWKDEYAATIREQWGKLGLSLDYQRDRFTLDEGLSKAVRKVFVELYKKGWIYRGEFIINWDPAARTALSDIEVIHKDVEGAFYHMNYMLEDGSRALQVATTRPETMFGDVAVAVNPEDPRYKDLIGKKVILPIVNKPIPIVADEHADPEFGTGVVKITPAHDPNDFLVGQRHNLPQVNVMNDDGTMNELAGEFAGMDRFEARKATVAKLQELGALVEIENRVHSVGHSERTGVVVEPRLSTQWFVNMDQLAKNAIANQDTADKVEFYPPRFNDTFLQWMENVHDWVISRQLWWGHQIPAWYNESGEMYVGEEAPAGDGWVQDEDVLDTWFSSALWPFSTMGWPDENAADFQRYFPTSTLVTGYDIIFFWVSRMIFQSLEFTGRQPFKNVLIHGLIRDEEGRKMSKSLGNGIDPMDVIEKYGADALRWFLSNGSAPGQDVRFSYEKMDASWNFINKIWNISRYILMNNEGLTLDAARENVAKVAVGEAGNVTDRWILHNLNETIAKVTENFDKFEFGVAGHILYNFIWEEFANWYVELTKEVLYSDNEAEKVMTRSVLLYTLDQILRLLHPIMPFVTEEIFAQYAEGSIVVAAYPVANPAFENAEAHKGVESLKDLIRSVRNSRAEVNVAPSKPITILIKTADSELETFFKANENYIRRFTNPEQLEISSSIAAPELAMSAVITGAEIFLPLADLLNVEEELARLDKELAKWQKELDMVGKKLSNERFIANAKPEVVEKEKEKQADYQAKYDATQERIAEMKKLV
- a CDS encoding DUF6119 family protein; the encoded protein is MSNFQKYNIVLHNKESFEECLKDEFQDKKDYFIVDTTEGAGIEEGRIYIANTTDSPVEWIEELNKFTTSTISEEDYKNKSNKALLMLKYQKKIFSILYGYGRTMLKSSSIVKNFGLKTAINLISENNIKSINTLNISTDYIDTQRQSFNYVSQNFLDIKTDSEIIKSISGKASSNTSFNNIHGSDALQISVKANTAVSKVLKEILNFYQGEQYKEKGFEWIDFIQPVKEDSVKLALDKQLIVNIREKNIEKISIGSNKLIDLSVVDGYFISGMKIRANYNNFYDDIPTELFLEYLEPMIENEIASKLNNSSLYFWNNKTGKSEKIDKVYNCLLFETEYEDERYFLNNGEWFKIESDYYTSILQKIYSIPRSTIEPIACEINWNEAKYNEEFAKTKPSDYQSFDKQNYQAPSWGKSKIEPADIITRDRKFIHVKKGGSSSSLSHLFAQGLVSAQLLKNDNDYIKHIEKKVQAKFGTSFIENNEIEVVFGVIDKRYKEKFDKFLPVFSMINLSQIYDNILNLGYKCSILPIELKISKNRSQNEIAIIDILNSGKWYTIKAIGDKVSLKMSKETIRKIVNKLVTDGEIECEKIGRENSYRKIG